One genomic region from Skermania piniformis encodes:
- a CDS encoding TetR/AcrR family transcriptional regulator, giving the protein MASPSPNPRVSYPEAARALLRTSILDAMRELLGERDWSRITLGDVAGRAGVSRQTLYKEFGSRAGLAQAYALRLADQLVDHVEAAIWLNVGDPRAAVRDGLTNFFIDAAEDPLIQSLLTGEVKLDLLRLITLDSEPLVDRAADRLTRTFVESWVRAPVAEAGALARALVRIALSFIPAPPRPDQDVPGELALVLAPFVEQLVAGPQPTAGEQGSGGAADRTR; this is encoded by the coding sequence ATGGCGTCGCCGAGCCCGAACCCGCGGGTCAGCTATCCCGAAGCAGCGCGCGCCCTGCTGCGTACCTCGATTCTGGACGCGATGCGCGAATTGCTCGGGGAGCGGGACTGGTCGCGGATCACGCTCGGCGACGTCGCCGGGCGCGCCGGGGTCAGCCGGCAGACCTTGTACAAGGAGTTCGGTTCTCGGGCCGGTCTGGCCCAGGCCTACGCGCTGCGGTTGGCCGATCAGCTGGTCGATCACGTGGAGGCGGCGATCTGGCTCAACGTCGGCGACCCGCGTGCCGCCGTGCGTGACGGTCTGACCAACTTCTTCATCGATGCGGCCGAAGACCCGCTGATCCAATCGTTGCTCACCGGCGAGGTGAAGTTGGATCTGCTCCGGTTGATCACGCTGGACAGCGAGCCACTGGTCGACCGGGCGGCCGACCGGCTCACCCGCACCTTCGTCGAATCCTGGGTGCGGGCGCCGGTTGCCGAAGCTGGTGCGCTGGCCCGGGCTCTGGTCCGGATCGCGCTCAGTTTCATCCCGGCGCCACCCCGCCCGGATCAGGATGTGCCGGGCGAACTTGCTCTGGTGCTCGCCCCGTTCGTCGAACAGCTGGTCGCCGGGCCGCAGCCGACGGCCGGCGAGCAGGGCAGCGGGGGAGCTGCGGACCGAACCCGATAG
- a CDS encoding rubredoxin, with protein sequence MNEYKLWQCAQCGFEYDEALGWPEDGIEPGTRWTDIPDDWSCPDCGAAKSDFFMVEIERT encoded by the coding sequence ATGAACGAGTACAAACTCTGGCAGTGCGCCCAGTGTGGCTTCGAGTACGACGAGGCACTGGGCTGGCCGGAGGACGGAATCGAGCCGGGTACCCGCTGGACCGATATTCCCGACGATTGGAGCTGCCCGGATTGCGGCGCCGCGAAGTCGGACTTCTTCATGGTCGAGATCGAGCGGACCTGA
- a CDS encoding rubredoxin: protein MSAYRCPVCDYVYDETTGAPREGFPAGTGWDQVPDDWCCPDCGVREKLDFEPVHADVRGDKR, encoded by the coding sequence GTGAGCGCGTATCGTTGCCCGGTCTGCGACTACGTCTACGACGAGACGACGGGTGCCCCGCGGGAGGGGTTCCCGGCCGGGACCGGTTGGGACCAGGTGCCCGACGACTGGTGTTGCCCGGACTGCGGGGTTCGGGAGAAGCTGGATTTCGAGCCGGTGCACGCGGACGTCCGAGGAGACAAGCGATGA
- a CDS encoding alkane 1-monooxygenase — protein sequence MSTYTEPGVGEPTGAEPELPAWRDGKRYLWLWGLFAPTGLFTIGIPLMWVLNQFGWHTVAQIPLWLGPLLVYVVIPLADIFFGPDGDNPPDEVMEYLENDRYYRYLTYLYLPFQYASLVFACYLATSTNLTWLGFPADTGLLLVNKIGLFLTIGVIGGIAINTAHELGHKKVDLERWLSRVALMQTCYGHFYIEHNRGHHVRVATPEDPASSRIGETFWRFLPRTVIGSLRSSWKLEKTRLARLHKGPWTIKNEVLSAWLMSAVLYAVLVAIFGWSVLPLLVIQAVMGFGLLESVNYLEHYGLVRQKTPSGRYERPAPVHSWNSDHIVTNIFLYHLQRHSDHHAYPTRRYQTLRSWDGAPNLPSGYASMITLSYFPPIWRRVMDHRVLSHYDGDITRANIHPAKRDKILATYGRPGAVDTGPAENR from the coding sequence ATGTCTACGTACACCGAACCGGGCGTCGGCGAGCCGACCGGGGCCGAGCCGGAGCTGCCGGCCTGGCGAGACGGCAAGCGGTACCTGTGGCTGTGGGGTTTGTTCGCCCCGACCGGTCTGTTCACGATCGGTATCCCGCTGATGTGGGTGCTCAACCAGTTCGGTTGGCACACCGTTGCGCAGATCCCGCTCTGGCTCGGGCCGTTGCTGGTCTACGTCGTCATCCCGCTCGCGGACATCTTCTTCGGTCCGGACGGCGACAACCCGCCGGACGAGGTGATGGAGTATCTGGAGAACGACCGGTACTACCGCTACCTCACCTACCTGTACCTGCCCTTCCAGTACGCCAGCCTGGTGTTCGCCTGTTATCTGGCCACCTCGACGAACCTGACCTGGCTCGGCTTCCCGGCCGACACGGGCCTGCTGCTGGTCAACAAGATCGGCCTGTTCCTGACGATCGGCGTGATCGGTGGCATCGCGATCAACACCGCCCACGAGCTGGGCCACAAGAAGGTGGACCTGGAACGCTGGCTGTCCCGGGTCGCGCTGATGCAGACCTGCTACGGGCACTTCTATATCGAGCACAATCGCGGCCATCACGTCCGGGTGGCGACCCCGGAGGACCCGGCCAGTTCGCGGATCGGTGAGACGTTCTGGAGGTTCCTGCCGCGGACGGTGATCGGCAGCCTTCGTTCGTCCTGGAAGCTGGAGAAGACCCGGTTGGCCCGGCTGCACAAAGGGCCGTGGACGATCAAGAACGAGGTGCTGTCGGCCTGGTTGATGTCGGCGGTGCTGTACGCGGTGCTGGTCGCGATCTTCGGCTGGTCGGTGTTGCCGCTGCTGGTGATCCAGGCGGTGATGGGGTTCGGTCTGCTGGAGTCGGTGAACTACCTCGAGCATTACGGCCTGGTCCGGCAGAAGACGCCGAGTGGCCGGTACGAACGGCCGGCGCCGGTGCACAGCTGGAACTCCGACCACATCGTGACCAACATCTTCCTGTACCACCTGCAGCGGCACAGCGACCACCACGCTTATCCGACCCGGCGGTATCAGACCCTGCGCAGCTGGGACGGTGCGCCGAACCTGCCCAGCGGGTACGCGAGCATGATCACGCTCAGCTACTTCCCGCCGATCTGGCGCCGCGTGATGGACCACCGGGTGCTATCGCACTACGACGGTGACATCACCCGGGCGAACATCCATCCGGCCAAGCGGGACAAGATCCTCGCAACCTACGGCCGGCCCGGTGCGGTCGATACCGGACCGGCGGAGAATCGGTGA
- a CDS encoding amino acid permease → MNTESSGRRNPLLRTKSIEQSILDTDEPDAKLKRELTAWDLTVFGVAVVIGAGIFTLTARTAGNVAGPSVSVAFVLAAVACGLAALCYAEFASSVPVAGSAYTFAYATFGELIAWIIGWDLILEFTLAAAVVAKGWSLYLGEVLTGISPVVHLGGIEFDWAAVLVLIAVGFLLATGTKLSSRVSAVIVAIKISVVLLVIVLGATYIDTDNYTPFVPDSQPGDVDQGLHQTLLSWITGAGTSTFGWYGLLAAAGLVFFAFIGFDIVATTAEEAKDPQRTLPRGILGSLAIVTVLYVAVTLVLTGMVPYTELSGQSTLATAFEIHGVTWAKNVISVGALAGLTTVVTVLYLGQTRVLFAMARDGLMPRVFAQTSRRGTPVRSTVLVGIVSVLLAGFLPIGTLEEMVNIGTLAAFVVVSIGVIVLRRTRPDLPRGFRVPFVPVVPILSVLACLWLMINLSVETWLRFLAWLMIGLAVYFAYSRSHSVLGRRGGLHSS, encoded by the coding sequence ATGAACACGGAATCGAGCGGGCGGCGCAACCCGCTGCTGCGGACCAAGTCGATCGAGCAGTCGATCCTCGACACCGACGAGCCGGACGCAAAACTCAAACGCGAGCTGACCGCGTGGGATCTCACCGTATTCGGTGTCGCGGTGGTGATCGGTGCCGGGATCTTCACCCTCACCGCGCGGACCGCCGGAAACGTGGCCGGGCCGTCGGTCTCGGTGGCGTTCGTGCTGGCCGCGGTCGCCTGCGGCCTGGCCGCCCTCTGCTACGCCGAGTTCGCCTCCAGCGTGCCGGTCGCGGGCAGTGCCTACACCTTCGCCTACGCCACCTTCGGTGAGCTGATCGCCTGGATCATCGGCTGGGACCTGATCCTCGAGTTCACCCTGGCCGCTGCGGTGGTGGCCAAGGGCTGGTCGCTCTATCTGGGCGAGGTGCTGACCGGGATATCGCCCGTCGTGCACCTCGGCGGGATCGAATTCGATTGGGCTGCAGTCTTGGTGCTGATCGCGGTCGGCTTCTTGCTGGCGACCGGGACCAAACTGTCGTCCCGGGTCTCCGCGGTGATCGTGGCGATCAAGATCTCGGTCGTGCTGTTGGTGATCGTGTTGGGCGCCACCTATATCGACACCGACAACTACACCCCGTTCGTCCCGGATTCGCAGCCCGGCGACGTCGACCAGGGATTGCACCAGACGTTGCTGTCCTGGATCACCGGCGCGGGCACCAGCACCTTCGGCTGGTACGGCCTGCTCGCCGCCGCCGGCCTGGTGTTCTTCGCGTTCATCGGTTTCGACATCGTGGCGACGACGGCGGAGGAGGCCAAGGATCCGCAGCGCACCCTGCCGCGCGGCATCCTCGGTTCGCTGGCCATCGTGACCGTGCTCTACGTGGCGGTCACCCTGGTGCTGACCGGGATGGTGCCGTACACCGAGCTGTCCGGCCAGTCCACGCTCGCCACCGCATTCGAGATCCACGGCGTGACCTGGGCGAAAAATGTGATCTCGGTCGGCGCGCTGGCCGGCCTGACCACCGTGGTGACGGTGTTGTATCTGGGACAGACCCGAGTGCTGTTCGCGATGGCCCGCGATGGCCTGATGCCCCGGGTGTTCGCCCAGACCAGTCGGCGCGGCACCCCGGTGCGCAGCACCGTGCTGGTCGGCATCGTGTCGGTGTTGCTCGCCGGCTTCCTGCCGATCGGCACCTTGGAGGAGATGGTCAACATCGGCACGCTCGCGGCGTTCGTCGTGGTGTCGATCGGCGTGATCGTGCTGCGCCGTACCCGGCCGGACCTGCCGCGCGGGTTCCGGGTGCCGTTCGTTCCGGTCGTCCCGATCCTCTCGGTCCTGGCCTGCTTGTGGCTGATGATCAACCTGTCGGTGGAGACCTGGCTGCGCTTCCTCGCGTGGTTGATGATCGGGCTCGCCGTCTACTTCGCCTACAGCCGCTCGCATTCGGTGCTCGGCCGGCGAGGTGGTTTACATTCGAGTTGA
- the manA gene encoding mannose-6-phosphate isomerase, class I — MHRLEGALRHYAWGSRTALAGLCGRPVPSAHPEAELWFGAHPADPAELIGPDGRRSLLTAISQDPDHELGAAVADRFDDRLPFLLKVLAAAEPLSLQAHPSAAQAFAGFARENRLGVALGSPERNYRDASHKPELVVALEPFDALAGFREPTRTLELLRALDVAELSIYADLLAGQPDASGLRAVFTTWITLPSGALARLVPQVVAGGERYLSRAGGEFEAEIQTVCQLADAYPDDAGVLAALLLNRVCLAPGEGLYLGAGNLHAYLHGLGVEIMANSDNVLRGGLTPKHMDVPELLRVLDFQPLPAPIRVGTDQLADGAVRYRTPAVEFALSRVDVPAAASAVGMPAPGPAIVLCTAGSVELSSGADRLVCTPGQAAWIAAGDPAVTARAGAAGSQVFCAAVGDPAATR, encoded by the coding sequence GTGCACCGACTCGAGGGTGCGCTCCGTCACTACGCGTGGGGTTCGCGAACAGCGCTCGCCGGGTTGTGCGGCCGGCCCGTTCCGTCGGCTCATCCGGAGGCGGAGCTGTGGTTCGGCGCTCACCCGGCCGATCCCGCCGAGCTGATCGGCCCGGACGGCCGTCGCTCGCTGCTGACGGCCATCAGCCAGGATCCGGACCACGAGCTGGGCGCGGCGGTCGCCGATCGGTTCGACGACCGGTTGCCCTTCTTGCTGAAGGTGCTGGCCGCGGCCGAACCGCTGTCGCTGCAAGCACATCCGAGTGCAGCTCAGGCCTTCGCCGGATTCGCCCGGGAAAACCGGCTCGGTGTCGCGCTGGGCTCGCCGGAACGCAACTACCGGGACGCGAGCCACAAGCCGGAGCTGGTGGTCGCGCTGGAACCGTTCGACGCGCTGGCGGGGTTCCGCGAGCCGACCCGGACGCTGGAGCTGTTGCGCGCGCTGGATGTCGCCGAACTGTCGATCTATGCCGATCTGCTCGCCGGGCAACCGGACGCCAGCGGTTTGCGCGCCGTCTTCACCACCTGGATCACCTTGCCGTCGGGTGCCCTCGCCCGGCTGGTTCCGCAGGTGGTGGCCGGCGGCGAACGCTATCTCAGCCGGGCTGGGGGAGAGTTCGAGGCCGAGATCCAGACCGTCTGTCAACTGGCCGATGCGTATCCCGACGACGCCGGGGTGCTCGCCGCACTGCTGCTGAACCGGGTGTGTCTGGCCCCCGGCGAGGGGCTGTATCTGGGCGCCGGAAATCTGCATGCCTATCTGCACGGTCTGGGCGTGGAGATCATGGCGAACTCGGACAACGTGTTGCGGGGTGGACTCACGCCCAAGCACATGGACGTGCCGGAGCTGCTGCGGGTGTTGGATTTCCAGCCGCTGCCCGCGCCGATCCGGGTCGGCACCGATCAGCTCGCCGACGGTGCCGTCCGATATCGAACGCCCGCCGTCGAGTTCGCGTTGAGCCGGGTGGACGTGCCGGCCGCTGCGTCCGCGGTCGGGATGCCCGCGCCGGGCCCGGCGATCGTGTTGTGCACGGCCGGCTCGGTGGAGTTGTCCTCGGGTGCCGACCGGCTCGTGTGTACCCCCGGTCAGGCGGCGTGGATCGCCGCCGGCGATCCCGCGGTCACCGCCCGGGCCGGCGCCGCCGGAAGCCAGGTATTCTGCGCCGCGGTCGGCGATCCGGCTGCCACGCGGTAG
- a CDS encoding tobH protein encodes MTALSPVVDLDDVDSLEAADTTGALRSAASAGAQVRAIAGDIAESTAGRLADLRPRSVVLVSGSGRPARAAALLSAALADRVSLPIVPATATPSWIGPLDVVLVAGDDAGDLSLAESVDRALRHGAEVVVAAPADGPLRVAGSGRAVLLPARVPVPDHNTLSRYLAAGLGVLAAVDGGRNRALLPDLGRLADALDAEAMRDRPGNEVFHNPAKSLAARMQNRRVMLSGDDAAAAVVARHGVEVLARCAGRVAAGLDLVDALAAADVVTAADRPPGFDPLFHDEELDGPAPGQPARLFVMSTSDDPLSVRRRIARFDDAEVVSVVVEESPPGAPGDASGPGTPVEQLATLSVRLELAAVYLRLVEGSGQAGGKGEP; translated from the coding sequence ATGACCGCCCTTTCGCCGGTCGTGGATCTCGATGATGTCGACTCGCTCGAAGCCGCTGATACGACCGGGGCGTTGCGCAGCGCGGCATCGGCCGGCGCGCAGGTCCGCGCGATCGCCGGTGACATCGCCGAATCGACGGCCGGCCGGCTGGCCGACCTGCGGCCGCGCAGTGTGGTGTTGGTGTCCGGATCGGGCCGGCCGGCGCGCGCTGCGGCGCTGCTGTCCGCCGCCCTCGCCGATCGGGTGAGTCTGCCGATCGTGCCGGCCACCGCGACCCCGTCCTGGATCGGTCCACTGGACGTCGTGTTGGTCGCCGGGGACGACGCGGGCGACCTGAGCCTGGCGGAGTCGGTCGACCGAGCGTTGCGGCACGGCGCCGAAGTGGTGGTCGCCGCTCCGGCGGACGGGCCGCTCCGCGTTGCCGGGTCCGGCCGGGCCGTGCTGCTGCCGGCTCGGGTGCCGGTGCCCGATCACAACACGTTGTCGCGCTACCTTGCTGCCGGTCTCGGTGTGTTGGCCGCGGTGGACGGCGGTCGCAATCGAGCGCTGTTGCCCGACCTGGGCCGGCTCGCGGATGCGCTCGATGCGGAGGCGATGCGAGATCGCCCGGGCAACGAGGTATTCCACAACCCGGCGAAGTCGCTCGCCGCGCGCATGCAGAATCGCCGGGTGATGCTGTCCGGGGACGACGCGGCCGCGGCGGTGGTGGCCCGGCACGGGGTGGAAGTGCTCGCCCGATGCGCGGGTCGGGTGGCGGCCGGGCTCGATCTGGTCGATGCGCTCGCCGCGGCGGATGTGGTGACCGCGGCCGACCGACCGCCGGGGTTCGATCCGCTGTTCCACGACGAGGAGCTGGACGGCCCGGCGCCCGGACAGCCGGCCCGGTTGTTCGTCATGAGCACGAGCGACGATCCGCTGTCGGTGCGCCGCCGGATCGCCCGGTTCGACGACGCCGAGGTGGTGTCGGTGGTTGTCGAAGAGTCGCCGCCCGGTGCACCGGGTGACGCGTCGGGACCCGGCACCCCGGTGGAACAGCTCGCGACATTGAGCGTCCGACTGGAGCTGGCCGCGGTGTATCTTCGCCTGGTCGAAGGTAGCGGGCAGGCCGGTGGAAAGGGAGAACCTTAG
- a CDS encoding phosphomannomutase/phosphoglucomutase — MIQAPTEALVDTVVKAYDIRGIVGAQIDESFVAAVGAAFARLVQTEGARQVAIGHDMRASSPGLAAAFGAGVLTQGLDVVAIGLASTDQLYFASGALDCPGAMFTASHNPAAYNGIKLCRAAAKPVGQDTGLAQIARDVVAGVPAYAGAPGVRTERNVLADYATFLHERVDLSGIRPLRVAVDAGNGMAGYTVPAVLGAAGLPLTVEPLYFELDGTFPNHEANPLDPANLVDLQRFVVETGADIGLAFDGDADRCFVVDERGEPVSPSAIAALVAERELTVEPGATIIHNLITSRAVPELVAELGGKPVRTRVGHSFIKQQMAATGAVFGGEHSAHYYFRDFWGADSGMLAALHVLAALGSKDLPLSQLTTAYDRYSCSGEINSTVTDAAERTAAVVSAFGSRLQSVDRLDGVTGNLAAGAWFNLRPSNTEPLLRLNVEARTDAEVDALVDEILRIVRE, encoded by the coding sequence ATGATCCAGGCACCCACCGAAGCGCTGGTCGACACCGTCGTCAAGGCCTACGACATCCGTGGCATCGTCGGCGCGCAGATCGACGAGTCGTTCGTGGCCGCTGTCGGCGCCGCGTTCGCCCGGCTGGTTCAGACGGAAGGCGCGCGCCAGGTGGCGATCGGGCACGACATGCGGGCCTCCTCGCCGGGGCTCGCTGCGGCGTTCGGCGCCGGTGTGCTAACGCAGGGGCTGGACGTGGTGGCGATCGGGCTGGCGTCCACCGACCAGCTCTACTTCGCCTCCGGTGCGCTCGATTGCCCGGGTGCGATGTTCACCGCGAGCCACAATCCGGCCGCCTACAACGGGATCAAGCTGTGCCGCGCGGCTGCGAAACCGGTCGGTCAGGACACCGGCCTGGCCCAGATCGCGCGCGACGTCGTGGCCGGGGTGCCGGCGTATGCCGGTGCGCCCGGCGTGCGCACCGAGCGCAACGTGCTCGCCGATTACGCGACGTTCCTGCACGAGCGGGTGGACCTGTCCGGCATCCGCCCGCTGCGGGTTGCCGTCGATGCGGGGAACGGCATGGCCGGCTACACGGTGCCCGCGGTACTCGGTGCGGCGGGGTTGCCGCTGACCGTGGAGCCGCTGTACTTCGAGCTGGACGGCACCTTCCCGAACCACGAGGCGAACCCGCTGGATCCGGCGAACCTGGTGGATCTGCAGCGGTTCGTCGTCGAGACCGGCGCGGACATCGGACTGGCCTTCGACGGTGACGCGGACCGTTGCTTCGTGGTCGACGAACGCGGGGAGCCGGTGTCGCCGTCGGCGATCGCGGCCCTGGTGGCCGAGCGTGAGCTGACCGTCGAACCGGGCGCCACGATCATCCACAACCTGATCACCTCGCGCGCGGTGCCCGAGTTGGTGGCCGAACTCGGCGGGAAGCCGGTGCGCACCCGGGTCGGGCATTCGTTCATCAAGCAGCAGATGGCGGCGACCGGGGCGGTGTTCGGCGGCGAACACTCCGCCCACTATTACTTCCGCGACTTCTGGGGTGCCGACTCGGGCATGCTCGCGGCACTGCATGTTCTTGCGGCGCTCGGGTCGAAGGATCTGCCGCTGTCGCAGCTCACCACGGCCTACGACCGTTACAGCTGTTCCGGGGAGATCAACTCCACCGTGACCGACGCAGCCGAACGCACGGCGGCCGTGGTATCCGCCTTCGGCTCCCGGCTGCAGTCGGTCGATCGGCTGGACGGGGTTACCGGTAACCTCGCGGCCGGCGCCTGGTTCAACCTGCGCCCGTCGAACACCGAACCTTTGCTCCGGCTCAACGTCGAGGCGCGTACCGATGCCGAGGTCGACGCGCTGGTGGACGAGATTTTGCGCATCGTCCGGGAATAG
- a CDS encoding DUF3499 domain-containing protein: MRALRRCCRPGCPNPAVATLTYVYSDSTAVVGPLATVDEPHSWDLCAAHGSRITAPKGWDMVRHEGAFGAIAPDEDDLTALAEAVREAGAPRTLPTVPDSPAGRTEFTPVTPPPAPPPRPARTGRRGHLRVLPDPPT, from the coding sequence GTGAGAGCGTTGCGTCGATGCTGCCGGCCGGGCTGCCCGAATCCCGCTGTCGCGACATTGACCTATGTGTACTCCGATTCGACCGCGGTTGTCGGACCGCTGGCGACCGTCGACGAGCCGCACTCCTGGGATCTCTGCGCGGCACACGGATCGCGGATCACCGCGCCGAAGGGCTGGGACATGGTCCGCCACGAGGGTGCTTTCGGTGCGATAGCGCCGGACGAAGACGACCTGACGGCGCTGGCCGAAGCGGTCCGGGAGGCCGGCGCGCCGCGCACGCTGCCGACGGTCCCGGACTCGCCGGCCGGTCGCACCGAGTTCACCCCGGTGACCCCGCCCCCGGCCCCGCCGCCGCGCCCGGCCCGCACCGGCCGTCGCGGCCATCTGCGGGTGCTCCCCGATCCGCCGACCTGA
- a CDS encoding metallopeptidase family protein, producing the protein MASRRRQSPQYPRRLARHGRELRGPVLPESVPAWRTRPEKFDLLVLEAFAPLDRRWRERLTKLDIAVDEVPAIRAAHPDSVTWPDDVVADGAVPLSRLVPAGMDRRGDATRARIVLFRRPLEMRAPHPDDLVDLLHEVLVQQIATYLGVEPGVIEPRPELD; encoded by the coding sequence ATGGCATCCAGACGACGGCAGTCTCCGCAGTATCCGCGCCGGCTCGCCCGGCACGGTCGCGAGCTGCGCGGTCCGGTGCTACCGGAATCGGTGCCGGCCTGGCGCACCCGGCCGGAGAAGTTCGACCTGTTGGTGTTGGAAGCGTTCGCACCGCTGGACCGCCGGTGGCGCGAGCGGCTGACCAAACTGGATATCGCGGTGGACGAGGTGCCGGCGATCCGCGCAGCACATCCGGACTCGGTCACCTGGCCCGACGACGTCGTGGCCGACGGCGCGGTGCCGCTCTCGCGATTGGTGCCGGCCGGGATGGATCGGCGCGGCGACGCCACCCGCGCCCGGATCGTGTTGTTCCGGCGCCCGCTGGAGATGCGCGCACCACACCCCGACGATCTGGTCGATCTGTTGCACGAGGTGCTCGTCCAGCAGATCGCCACCTACCTCGGCGTGGAGCCGGGGGTCATCGAACCCCGACCGGAGCTGGACTGA
- a CDS encoding WhiB family transcriptional regulator produces the protein MSLVDDGFEEVFEDAEEQWQERALCAQTDPEAFFPEKGGSTREAKRICMGCQVRDECLEYALANDERFGIWGGLSERERRRLKRGIG, from the coding sequence TTGAGCTTGGTGGACGACGGATTCGAAGAAGTCTTCGAAGACGCCGAGGAGCAGTGGCAGGAGCGCGCGTTGTGCGCGCAGACCGATCCCGAGGCCTTCTTCCCGGAGAAAGGCGGGTCCACTCGGGAGGCGAAACGGATCTGCATGGGTTGTCAGGTGCGCGACGAATGTCTGGAGTACGCCCTGGCCAACGACGAACGGTTCGGCATCTGGGGTGGGCTGTCCGAGCGGGAGCGGCGGCGGCTGAAACGCGGAATCGGCTGA
- the cofD gene encoding 2-phospho-L-lactate transferase has protein sequence MPRAVTVLVGGVGGARFLQGVRELLPDAAVTAVVNVGDDVWLHGLRICPDLDTCMYTLGGGIDPERGWGRTGETWHAKEELAAYQAVPDWFGLGDRDLATHLIRSQMIRAGYPLSAVTAALCARWQPGVELLPASDDRCETHVVVTDETRRAIHFQEWWVRYRADIPTESFAHVGAEQASPGPGVLEALAGADVVLLAPSNPVVSIGAILAIPGIRGALRTTAAKVIGVSPVIDGKPLRGMADECLQVIGVPTTAEAIGRYYGARSSTGILDGWLVHSSDAATVPGAAVRSVPLLMTDPAATAAMVRAALTLATELSVAGSPR, from the coding sequence GTGCCGCGAGCGGTGACCGTGCTGGTCGGCGGCGTCGGCGGAGCCCGCTTTCTGCAGGGGGTCCGCGAGTTGTTGCCGGACGCCGCGGTGACCGCGGTGGTGAACGTCGGCGACGACGTCTGGCTGCACGGGCTGCGGATCTGTCCCGACCTCGACACCTGCATGTACACCCTCGGCGGGGGCATCGATCCGGAGCGCGGCTGGGGCCGAACCGGCGAGACCTGGCACGCGAAGGAGGAGCTCGCCGCCTACCAGGCCGTGCCGGACTGGTTCGGACTCGGCGATCGAGACCTGGCAACGCACCTGATCCGTAGTCAGATGATCCGAGCGGGTTACCCGCTGTCGGCGGTCACCGCCGCGCTGTGCGCCCGCTGGCAGCCCGGCGTCGAGCTGCTCCCGGCCAGCGACGACCGCTGCGAGACACATGTGGTCGTAACCGACGAGACCCGCCGGGCGATCCACTTCCAGGAATGGTGGGTCCGTTACCGCGCCGACATCCCGACCGAAAGCTTCGCCCACGTCGGCGCCGAACAAGCCAGCCCGGGCCCCGGCGTGCTGGAAGCGCTGGCCGGTGCCGACGTCGTTCTGCTCGCCCCGTCGAATCCGGTGGTCAGCATCGGTGCGATCCTGGCGATCCCGGGAATCCGCGGCGCACTGCGCACGACCGCCGCCAAGGTGATCGGAGTCTCCCCGGTGATCGATGGAAAGCCGTTGCGCGGCATGGCCGACGAGTGTCTGCAGGTGATCGGGGTACCGACCACGGCGGAGGCGATCGGGCGGTACTACGGCGCCCGCAGCAGTACCGGCATCCTGGACGGCTGGCTGGTCCACAGCTCCGACGCGGCGACGGTGCCGGGCGCGGCGGTACGCAGCGTGCCGCTGCTGATGACCGACCCGGCCGCGACCGCGGCGATGGTGCGCGCAGCGCTGACGCTGGCCACCGAGCTGTCGGTCGCCGGGAGCCCGCGGTGA